The DNA segment CGCGGTTTTTAGTGGCGCTCTGGGGCTTAGTGTCTAACTTTGGTGATGCGTCGGGGGATTATCCTGTGCTGTCTGTGATGGCGTCGTTAGCCTTTACGGGCGAAGATACGGCGCGTTACCAGCGGGAGTTTATGGCTGCGCTTTCCATCATGGATAAAGAGCATCTTAAGTTTGATGATCTTAAAAGCAATGACAAAGGCTTTATGGGGCAAACCCAATTGCTACCGAGTGAATATTTAGCCTACGGCCAAGATGGCGACGGTGATGGTAAAAAAGACATTTGGCACAATGTGGCCGATGCCTTTGCCTCTGCCGCGAATCTGCTTAAGCAGCAGGGCTGGAATGGGGAGGATACCTGGGGACGTCAGGTTCAAGCACCGGCGGATCTGAAGGCCGAGTTTATCGGACTCAATCAATCCCAAACCTTGGCCAAGTGGCAACAGCTAGGTGTCAGGCGTTTCGATAATACGGATTTACCGAATCGTGAGGATATTCACGCTTCGCTTATCATGCCCGACGGTGCCAAGGGCCGAAAATATCTGGTCTATGGTAATTACCGCGCCTTAATGCACTGGCAAGCGGTGAATTATTTAGGCGAGGGCGATTATTTTGGCATCTCTGTGGTGCATTTATCGGAGAGAATTAAGACTCCCCAGTAAATTGGTGTAAAATGGCCCGCATTAAGCGGGTTTTTTATTATGAAGATAAGCGTAAACATGGCATTTTGGCAGAATAAAGCGTTAACCGAGTTGACATCGCAGGAGTGGGAGTCCCTCTGCGATGGTTGTGGTAAGTGTTGTTTAAACAAGTTGATCGATGATGAAACTGAAGAGTTGTATTACACCAATGCGGCTTGCCTATTGCTCGATCATCAAAGTGCCAGCTGCAAGCATTATAGTGACCGTTTTAGCCATGTTCCCCAATGTACAGTGATCACACCGCAAAACGTCCATGAACTGACGTGGTTACCCGATAGCTGTGCCTATCGTCGTTTAGCCGCCGGTCGAGAATTGCCAAGCTGGCATCCATTACTTACGGGGTCTAAAGAAGCTATGCACCTTGCGGGTATGTCGATTCAAGGCAAAGTGGTGGATGAGCGCAGGGTGAAAGATATTGAAGATCATATCGTGCTGTGGCCACTGAAAGATCTAGATTAACGCCATTGCAGCAGCTTTTGTCTCTAATAACTGACGTTAATAAACAAAAAGGAGCAACTAACCATTGGGTTGAGTGCTCCTTTTTTCTCTCTAGGCTTTAAAACCAAAGCCTTATCTATCAATGTATGTTGGCGGGATAGCTGTACCACAGCTAAGTAACACCACACTATTCCTCGATTAGATAAAGTAACTTATTCAACCAGAATGACTATTTTTCAACGATAATCACTATTTTTCAACGATAGTTACTTTTTCGATAATAATCGGCTCACGGGGCACGTCCTCATGGCCTGCAACACGGGTGGTTTTTACGCCTTCAATTTGCAGCACGACCTCGAGTCCCGCGGTGACTTTACCAAATACCGCATAACCCCAACCGTTGTTCGTGGTTGCTGTGTGGTCGAGGAACTCATTGTTGGCCGTATTAATAAAAAACTGCGCGGTCGCCGAGTGCGGTGCATCGGTACGGGCCATAGCGATAGTGCCAAACACATTCGATAGGCCTTTGTTGGCTTCGTTGACAATCGGTTCGTGGGTGGGCTTTTCCTTCATTTTGGCGGTAAAACCACCGCCTTGGATCATAAAGCCTTTGATCACTCGATGGAAAATCGTGTGCTCATAAAAACCTTCTTGGCAGTAGCGGATAAAGTTTTTGGCGGTAACGGGCGCGCGCTCCAGATCGAGTTCGATACTGATATCACCGAGGTTGGTTGTAAAAATAATCGTCATATTTGCTTCTGCTATTTTGAGTTAATTCGTTAATACGCTGCTAATTCACTTAGTGCTTTTGTACCAAGGATTTGCTTGGGGTTCGTTATCCCCCTGCGACTTGATGCTGTTTTGCCATGGATTAGCTTGCAGTGGATTCGCAGGGCGGCTATCAGAACGAGTACCTGAGCGACTATCCGTCCCTGTCTTTGGGGCTTTAGGCGCAGGAGTTGCTTTGGCACTGCGATGCTTCTTGGCTTGTGTCGCCTCAAAGGTGCCCGGCTTGCCACTCGAATAGGGGCGGGGTTGAGCACTTGTGTCGGCGGGTTTATGGGGTTTACGCTCTGTTGTCGATGCCGATTTAGGCACAAAATCGAGTATGGAAATCGGCACGACTTTTTTCGGCTCAAAGCCTGCTATCTCCTGCGTACGATAACATGACCTAAGCGACGTTCGATGGCACATAGGTTTCTGAAATCATCCTTAGAAACAAAGGAAATCGCTTCACCTTGGTTACCCGCACGTCCGGTACGACCAATGCGGTGAATATAGTCGTCGGCTTCATCGGGTAAGTCGTAGTTAATCACCCGCGCTAAGGCATCGATATCAATACCGCGTGAGGCCACGCCTGTGGCGACCAAGAAGG comes from the Shewanella seohaensis genome and includes:
- a CDS encoding lytic murein transglycosylase, with protein sequence MPKTLLKRVAACTLIFLPLISHSTLGQDASFNDYLLKLKQEASAQGISQATINAAFPQIKRFKKANVAAAPSQSKTLETYLPEVVPEWKVDTARVLFNEHEVLLSNIADKYQVQPRFLVALWGLVSNFGDASGDYPVLSVMASLAFTGEDTARYQREFMAALSIMDKEHLKFDDLKSNDKGFMGQTQLLPSEYLAYGQDGDGDGKKDIWHNVADAFASAANLLKQQGWNGEDTWGRQVQAPADLKAEFIGLNQSQTLAKWQQLGVRRFDNTDLPNREDIHASLIMPDGAKGRKYLVYGNYRALMHWQAVNYLGEGDYFGISVVHLSERIKTPQ
- a CDS encoding YcgN family cysteine cluster protein, with amino-acid sequence MAFWQNKALTELTSQEWESLCDGCGKCCLNKLIDDETEELYYTNAACLLLDHQSASCKHYSDRFSHVPQCTVITPQNVHELTWLPDSCAYRRLAAGRELPSWHPLLTGSKEAMHLAGMSIQGKVVDERRVKDIEDHIVLWPLKDLD
- a CDS encoding peptidylprolyl isomerase: MTIIFTTNLGDISIELDLERAPVTAKNFIRYCQEGFYEHTIFHRVIKGFMIQGGGFTAKMKEKPTHEPIVNEANKGLSNVFGTIAMARTDAPHSATAQFFINTANNEFLDHTATTNNGWGYAVFGKVTAGLEVVLQIEGVKTTRVAGHEDVPREPIIIEKVTIVEK